GGAATTTACAGGcatcaaaattatattatactgtaacGTAAGGTTTTAGATGACACTCACTTAACAAAAAGTGCTTACTTAATATCAAAAATccattaagggtgtatgttacatCATTGATATTCACCTCCTTCCCTGAAGAGTTACGTTGGAAGATTcctgtaaaatatttcataacattttgaacaaatttgcATTTTGTCGATTaattgatgcaatgtacattggacagtaaaacaaaaagaaaatgatattaaagTCTTGTTGAACAAGAGAAAGGAATATGAAGGAtgtgaaaacaagaaaaatgaAGTAAAATCTTAAAAGCTATTAACTTCACATCCATGgttaaattaattattaatcTTGGATGAAATGAGTGTAACCTTTGACCTAAAGGTTGTGATGTCAGATGTGGAGTCATTGTGACCATTATTATGAATGTATGTTCTACTGTGAGTGGGAGTGAGGAATATCAATGGTATACATAGTTTGGTAGAATTAGTAATGTAAAATGAATCCACTATTGATAATTAGTGAATAGTTGTCAATTTGATAATTATCTTCAAGATTCCAAGTCAGGACTTTTGTGGGTCTGTAACAACTTTCTATTAAATAGAGTGTGTGGCTGTTCTGTATGGGGGCTCGAGGTTCATAATAATTTTGATCCACAATTAAGTCTTAACTTTGTCCAAATTCTACCTGTCAtccatcctcaatactccaccAGTGGTTTCGATCACAATACTCTGCACCCCTGGAATATGTCGTGGCATTGGAGCGTTGTGTGATCATAACCCCTGGCATATGGAGGATGCCTGtaagatattgaaaatatcCAGTGAAAGGATGTACAATTGATAGTCTGAAATGGATGCATCTGCTTCATAATTGACATGTTCCAAAAACAAAAGTGACTAAATAGATGAATGATAACGAGTCGTAAATGGACTTGTCCTCGCTGTAGGTGGTGTAAAGACCGCACCACATATTAGTACATATAGTATATTGAGGAAGAATGAAACCTCTCTAATCTCGCGTCCAAATATTCTGAAAATCTACTCTTAAATCCAAAATAATGATGTGACGTGATGATTGATCATATGCTGACATAACAGATAGCTGTTCAGTTTGTGGTAGATAGCGTGATAGAAACTAGATTTTAGATTTCAGCATCAGTGTTGTTGTTCAACTAAGAGGTAGATAGCTTGATAGAAACTAGATTTTAGATTTCAGCATGATTTGTGTGATCCTTTCCATATCCTCAAATGAGTTGTTCTATAAACAAAAGGAATATACCATTGAAATTTTGATGGAAATTAATTGGAATTTTGAAAACAGAGTCCTAGATATGTTATATTCCAGTTTGCTAAACATTAAAGTtttcatgtatatttcatttgcAAATTCCAAAAAAATGTCACAAATTATGAATGATGAAGATTTTGATTATAGTTAAgaatgtatatgttgtattttcCAGAATATATCTGTGGCTATGATGTGATCTCGGTGAGACATGAAGTACCATTTGTGGTGGATATCAAGAACAGAGCTACAGGAGAGGCAGTGATCAACCTCGTGGAGGGCGCACATTTAAACTTCGAAAAGAGAGCTCGATACAAGTTTAGTGTCATCGCCTTTGACTGTGGAACACCAAGGAGGGAGTCAAACAAGTGAGATttcaaataaatagataaatagtaaatgaaacaaataaatgaatagttaataaattattaaattaaatagataaatcaatagtaaataaataattgaattaaataaataaatgaataattagattaaataaataaataaaatggaAGAGAATTTTTGTTACTTTTCTGATTTTCATCTCAAAGGACAACATGTTATGAAGACCATGATGTTTCATTTGTTGTGTGACAATGCTACTGCTGCCATCAATACATTTGTTTGTCCTCATTGCTCAAAACTGCATGTCTGTTTTCAAGAGATTTTCAACTTgctgtatattgaaatatcagCGGATTCCTCATGATCAACAGACCCCTTCCAGATTTTATGTACTAGAGAAAGATTGGGATGCTGGGATACTTCACAAGTTTTCTATTTACCAGaatgtttctcagaaagtacaaatgctgtttaaaacaaaaattggaTAGAGTTATGTAGTATGGACACTGTAATCCATCAATGTAAACCATCATCTTTTATCTATAACAGGGCTATTTTCTTCATCCGTGTGAAGGATGTGGACGAATTTCCACCCAAGTTCATCCAGGACAACTACTTCGTGGAGATGGATGAGGGTCGCTTCTACGACTCTCTGGTGCATGTCCGAGCCACGGATAGTGATCGCTCACCCGAGTACCGTGGCATCTGTGGTTACGAGATCCTCACCAATAATGTCCCTTTTACTATTGACAGACGAGGTATGAATACAAGAGTGTACATGTCAGAATATTACAATGTCATTAAGTTTTAGACACCTTTACCTCACCTGTCAGAATATTACAATGTCATTAAGTTTTAGACATCTTTACCTCACCTGCCTGAAAGGCAAGTGCATGAGCTTATGCTGTGATGCAGCATACGTTGTCGTTGGTCTTATCAGCAGTGAGGGAAAAAgatttcagttttatttatCTGAGAATTTATTTGGCTCACAGTTAGCATTATAAGTTACCAATGGGGCATTAGGGTAGAATGAATAATTATGGTTAGAGATTTTGCATAGTGGCAGCATGAATGGTTAGCGATTTAGCATAAGGGTAGCATAGATGGTTAGCAATTTAGCATAAGGGTAGCATAGATGGTTAGCAATTAAGTATATGAGTAGCATGAATGGTTAGTGATTGGGCACAGGTAGCATAAATGGTTAGCAATTTGGCATGGGGTAGCATAAATGGTTAGTGTTTGGGCACAGGTAGCATAAATTGATAGCTATTTAGCACAGGTAGCATAAGTAGCTATCTTAGTTGATGGTTATGTTATAATGACTGGCTTTATTGCCAGCAGATGCCGTGAGGTCTTAGattaatgaaatgttatatgTTAAACTTGGCCAGGTAACCTGAGAAACACAGAAGTGATACACTATAAGCAGCACCACAACTTCATCCTCGAGCTGGTCGCAGTGGATTGTGGAGGAAAGCGCTCCAAGAAGGCCGTCATCAACATTAAGATGAGGGAAGTGTGCAAAAGTGGATGGCAGGGTAAGTATCAACAGACACTATGATAATGCTGAAATTAGATGTTTGAAAATCTTCAAAATCGTTTGTAAATATcgtttgtaaatattttatcttttgttCATTATACTAAAGATCACCTGTTCATAATGGACATGCCTTTACTTTGTCTACAGATATTCCAGATCATATCAACTATGATGCCGGTAGTGGACAGGTCAAACTGGTTCCCGGGGCGACCCTCAAGTGGTGTGACAACACCTGTATGCCacagaaggtcaaggtcaagatgCACCTAGCAACCAAACATATTGGCAAGGGGTGTGACCGTGACACCTACTCCATTGTCTCGCAGAGAAAACTTTGTGGTAAGTCGTGGTCTCCCTGGCAGTCGTAACCAACACAACATTTTCAtgatagtctggacactttgaaAATTCAcctttgtattttgtatgtgttgtgtaagaAGTAAGAGCGATCATCAGAAAATAggattttaaaatactttttgaGGTTATAACAATTAAAGTGGGGAGATCCCCAAAGAACAAAcgtccattcagtgtagattaGGAAAAAGTTCGTCTTCTAGGTTGCAGGGGGATACCACATGGTATGCAGGTTATGTTGATttgtgagttatctccccttagctTCAAATCGTATATTTCGTATTAATAGTTTTCTGTACATGGAGCTCTTTGGAAAAGGAGATACATTACACAGTAGCATAACATATGCCCTTAATAGTTATGAATCTTTTCTGAAGAATATGGTAAATAACAAGATTCACTGACAATGTAGTGTCTTATGATTTATTTATGGGAAGAGGTtattattaaagatatatatcttTCTATTAAGTTATTATTGATCAATAACAGAAAATAACTTGTAATTTCATTCGATTTCCTCGTCTATTCCACTAATTTCAATCGATTTCCTCGTCTATTCCACTAATTTGTATGACCTTGGTTCTGTGACCTCCTCAGGAGCCAATGATAACAGTGTTGACCTCCTGCCATCTCCAAGCCTGACGACCACCTACACTAGTACACTCCACGTCGATGATGGCCACGAGAGCGACCAGATCTTCTACTTTGATGGACAGACAAATGCAGTGGAGGTACCCACATCTCACTTCAACCATTCGCTGCATCAACACTTTACCATATCTACATGGATGAAACACGAGTTTGAGGATTGGACTGTCAGTCCTGATGGACGTCCAGAGAAAGAACACATCGTGTGCATGTCCGATGGTGAAGGTAACATTTGAAATGAGGTCATAGGTCATATAGCCATGCATAGTAAAATCTGTACTAGAGTATCTGATTCATACAcaatttgtgttatatatgaaCTGTGTGCAATAATTGAAGGGAGAGCTTGAGATGATTATAAATTGTGAGGAAAATGTGAAAGCGATACTCTGAAAAAGGTTATAAGTAGCAAGATGACAAAAGCATTAATAGGaacataaaaaaatctttgttgTAAGAAATCTATTTTAGTAGGTACCAGTATTGTTAAACATAAACGACCGGTTGAAGTGGAATGCGAAAGTTGTCCTTCTGCTGAATTTTCAGATGTAATTTCTACCAGTCAGGTAATCTGTACCTACTGTCTTTTGTTTTAGGTATGAACCAGTATTTCCTACCAGTCAGATAATCTGTACCAAGTACTGTCTTTTGTTTTAGGTATGAACCGCCACCACTATTCTTGGTTTGTCCATGGTGAGAAACTTGTGTTTCTTCTGCGTCGTGAGGCAGAGGATGAGGAGGATATGGAAGTCTTTAAGCCAGCCGAGTGGCGCTGGCGTTTACCTCAAATCAATGACGGAGATTGGCATTACTATGCCATCAGTGTTGATTTTCCACACGTATGTACCCTCATAAGTCCTGatcatgtttgtttttgttatatcgCATTACAAAAAGGATGGAAGGAGTTTAAATCATATCATTGCACTTCGTTCATCTGTCTTCTCACTTTGACAGTGAAGACATTTCAAAGTTAACTATTGATTCATTGATCAGCTGGTAATTTGTAGACAGGTTGTTTTTGGATGAAACATCAGTGCAGTTGTGTCAAATTctccttgatttttttttttcaaaattttgtctCTTTCAAGATCTATTTCTGATTAAGGGCATAATTTGCTTACAAATTTGAGAGAAGATTTTTATTTACTGGAACAAGCTTTCTGTTTAAAAACTGTTCAATAGCTGTACGGTTTCTTGTTGCAAACAGGTACGACTCTACATTGATGGCAAGTTACTAATCCCAGACCAGGCCAACATGGAGGTCGTAGATGACTGGCCCCTCCACAACACAGTCAAAGTTCATTCCACCAAACTGGTTGTTGGTGCATGCTGGCAGGGTAGGTCATAATGATTTCTCCCCAGTATGTGATATCATTACAATGATTTCTCCCCAGTATGTGATATTATTACAATGATTTCTCCCCAGTTTgtgatatcattacaatgttTGTGATATCATTACAATGATTCCTCCCCAGTAGGTGATATCATTACAATGATTTCTCCCCAGTAGGTGATATTATTACAATGATTTCTCCCCAGTTTgtgatatcattacaatgttTGTGATATCATTACAATGATTTCTCCCCAGTAGGTGATATTATTACAATGATTCCTCCCCAGTATGTGATATCATTACAATGATTTCTCCCCAGTAGGTGATATTATTACAATGATTCCTCCCCAGTAGGTGATATCATTACAATGATTTCTCCCCAGTTTGTGATATCATTACAATGATTTCTCCCCAGTAGGTGATATTATTACAATGATTCCTCCCCAGTTTGTGATATCATTACAATGATTCCTCCCCAGTAGGTGATATTATTACAATGAATTCTCCCCAGTAtgtgatataattacaatgaTTTCTCCCCAGTATGTGATATCATTACAATGATTTCTCCCCAGTAGgtgatatcattacaatgttTGTGTTATCATTACAATGATTTCTCCCCAGTATATGATATTATTACAATGATTCCTCCCCAGTTTGTGATATCATTACAATGATTCCTCCCCAGTATGTGATATCATTACAATGATTTCTCCCCAGTATGTGATATCATGACAATGATTTCTACCCAGTATATGATATTATTACAATGATTTCTACCCAGTATGTGATATTATTACAATGATTTCTCCCAGTAAGAGATATCATTACAATGATTTCTCCCCAGTATgtgatatcattacaatgttTGTGATATCATTACAATGATTTCTCCCCAGTATGTGATATTATTACAATGAATTCTCCCCAGTAGGTGATATCATTACAATGATTTCTCCCCAGTTTGTGACATCATTACAATGATTTCTCCCCAGTAGGTGATATTATTACAATGATTTCTCCCCAGTTTGTGATATCATTACAATGCTTTCTCCCCAGTATGTGATATTATAACAATGCTTTCTCCCCAGTTTGTGATATCATTACAATGATTTCTCCCCAGTTTGTGATATCATTACAATGATTTCTCCCCAGTAtgtgatataattacaatgaTTTCTCCCCAGTTTGTGATATCATTACAATGGTTTCTCCCAAGTATGTGATATCATTACAATGATTTCTCCCCAGTAtgtgatataattacaatgaTTTTTCCCCAGTTTGTGATATCATTACAATGATTTCTCCCcagtatttgatataattacaatgaTTTCTCCCCAGTATGTGATATCATTACAATGATTTCTCCCCAGGATCTGATATCATTACAATGAATTCTCCCCAGTATGTGATATTATTACAATGATTTCTCCCCAGTAGGTGATATCATTACAATGATTCCTCCCCAGTAGGTGATATTATTACAATGATTCCTTTCCAGTTTGTGATATCATTACAATGATTCCCCCCCAGTAGGTGATATTATTACAATGAATTCTCCCCAGTAGGTGATATCATTACAATGATTTCTCCCCAGTTTGTGATATCAATACAATGATTTCTCCCCAGTATGTGATATTATTACAATGATTTATCCCCAGTTTGTGATATCATTACAATGATTTGTCCCCAGTATGTGATATCATTACAATGATTTCTCCCCAGAATCTGATATCATTTCAATGATTTCTCCCAAGTAAGAGATACCATTACAATGATTTCTCCTCAGTATGTGATATCATTTCAATGATTTCTCCCCCAGTATGTGATATCAAGACAATGATTTCTCTCCAGTATATGATATCATTACCATGAATTCTCCCCAGTATGTGATATCATTTCAATGATTTCTCCCCCAGTAAGAGATACCATTACAATGATTTCTCCCCAGTATCTGATACCATTACAATGATTTCTCCCCAGTATGTGatatcattttaatgatttCTCCCCCAGTATGTGATATCATGACAATGATTTCTCCCCAGTATATGATATCATTACAATGAATTCTCCCCAGTATGTGATATCCTTACAATGATTTCTCCCCGGTATCTGATATCATTACAATGATTTCTCTCCGGTTTGTGATATCATTACAATGATTTCTCCCcaatttgtgatatcattacaataattTCTCCCCAGTTTGTGATATCATTACAATGATTTCTCCCCAGTTTGTGATATCATTACAATGATTTTTCTCCAGTTTGTGATATTATTACAATGATTTCTCCCTGGTATctgatataattacaataatttcTCCCCAGTTtgtgatataattacaatgaTTTCTCTCCAGTTTGTGATATGATTACAATGATGTCTCCCTATGAGTAACAGTAGATTTTTAGTGATGTGTATTATCATTAATCTTAGATTTTCccctttgaaaaaaataaaatgaaataataatgtataaacaaCTGTTAATACTCTTTTAGGTGGCAAAAATAAGTTTGAGCACTACTTGCGAGGATTCCTAGCAGGTCTATCGATTCTTAAGGGACAAACCGAGAGTGACCGAGTCATCCACTGTCTTAACAGCTGTAAAGAAAATCTGGACTTCAAGGGAACAAAAGCTCTGCTGACTGGCTCAGTACGTTGATCTTTAGTTACTGTCTCAACTTCAAATTATGGAGTAGTTAAAAGATTTATTGTTCATGCGACGAGATCCATACAGATTTAATGTAAAATCCTATTTATGTATAACTTTACTTTTAACgaattaatatttatatgtcACAGATGTACGTAAAATTCTACTTACACATAACTTTACTTTTAATGTGTTGACAATTTTGTGTCACAGATGAATTTAAAATGGGATGAGTAAGATTTATGCTGAAAACCACGTAgaataaaattttcaatttctaCTGCTATTTACAGTCTGTGAGCTACAACAGTGAGATGACAGAGTTCACCATTGAGGGCAAAAATGTGACCAAGGTCCAGAATCTGGTCCGAGATATTGTCTACCTCAACGCCCGGCAGTTCCCCACCCCAGGGCGCCGCAACATTGACATTTCAACCAATGTCcagtatgtacatataacattattaacTTTCTGGAGACTTTATCCTCAGTTAATTTTACTGCtcatatgaaataaatgaactgATTGCTCGTCTTTTCTGTcagtttctaaaaaaaaaattgactagGTACATTTCTCGCTCAGT
This genomic stretch from Pecten maximus chromosome 16, xPecMax1.1, whole genome shotgun sequence harbors:
- the LOC117344465 gene encoding calsyntenin-1-like isoform X1 — protein: MEKIHLVLFLVLFVGHVYSMSEPNMYDPVIQSQRTNRRGVPVFKGTIGEDQTTVKLDSVLRAYDNDSTGGAKYICGYDVISVRHEVPFVVDIKNRATGEAVINLVEGAHLNFEKRARYKFSVIAFDCGTPRRESNKAIFFIRVKDVDEFPPKFIQDNYFVEMDEGRFYDSLVHVRATDSDRSPEYRGICGYEILTNNVPFTIDRRGNLRNTEVIHYKQHHNFILELVAVDCGGKRSKKAVINIKMREVCKSGWQDIPDHINYDAGSGQVKLVPGATLKWCDNTCMPQKVKVKMHLATKHIGKGCDRDTYSIVSQRKLCGANDNSVDLLPSPSLTTTYTSTLHVDDGHESDQIFYFDGQTNAVEVPTSHFNHSLHQHFTISTWMKHEFEDWTVSPDGRPEKEHIVCMSDGEGMNRHHYSWFVHGEKLVFLLRREAEDEEDMEVFKPAEWRWRLPQINDGDWHYYAISVDFPHVRLYIDGKLLIPDQANMEVVDDWPLHNTVKVHSTKLVVGACWQGGKNKFEHYLRGFLAGLSILKGQTESDRVIHCLNSCKENLDFKGTKALLTGSSVSYNSEMTEFTIEGKNVTKVQNLVRDIVYLNARQFPTPGRRNIDISTNVHCNGKEVILPIAETYVMVNPAPIPSISLSGPHIVQSTASQLLSGQRVFSGIHIGVDFLLHNGLSPDEDEDEDEEEEDGTMPSKIQKLQDKLSRTRNQQETIEKDIPRQDILLDTCTIRADPPLDFRVEHLNLPESTISRFNMHLEGSETNSGLVITNADSKENYERVMQELYYFHNKGNSLNSRKFILSCSSQSGRFISNQLEVKIVSVHNEPRKIVHAHAQENHIQQFKLENSVSGSVPVGVAAHASPNVGMVAIIVVCVGFLLFMIILGVIRIRAAHRRTVVQVEDKMMEMEWDNSALNITVNPMEQKEVREQVFEYEDVPMKLRDDSDSDDDIDSYHDDCDSSDEEDEEVVVKKLKDLEWDDSTLSF
- the LOC117344465 gene encoding calsyntenin-1-like isoform X2, whose translation is MEKIHLVLFLVLFVGHVYSMSEPNMYDPVIQSQRTNRRGVPVFKGTIGEDQTTVKLDSVLRAYDNDSTGGAKYICGYDVISVRHEVPFVVDIKNRATGEAVINLVEGAHLNFEKRARYKFSVIAFDCGTPRRESNKAIFFIRVKDVDEFPPKFIQDNYFVEMDEGRFYDSLVHVRATDSDRSPEYRGICGYEILTNNVPFTIDRRGNLRNTEVIHYKQHHNFILELVAVDCGGKRSKKAVINIKMREVCKSGWQDIPDHINYDAGSGQVKLVPGATLKWCDNTCMPQKVKVKMHLATKHIGKGCDRDTYSIVSQRKLCGANDNSVDLLPSPSLTTTYTSTLHVDDGHESDQIFYFDGQTNAVEVPTSHFNHSLHQHFTISTWMKHEFEDWTVSPDGRPEKEHIVCMSDGEGMNRHHYSWFVHGEKLVFLLRREAEDEEDMEVFKPAEWRWRLPQINDGDWHYYAISVDFPHVRLYIDGKLLIPDQANMEVVDDWPLHNTVKVHSTKLVVGACWQGGKNKFEHYLRGFLAGLSILKGQTESDRVIHCLNSCKENLDFKGTKALLTGSSVSYNSEMTEFTIEGKNVTKVQNLVRDIVYLNARQFPTPGRRNIDISTNVHCNGKEVILPIAETYVMVNPAPIPSISLSGPHIVQSTASQLLSGQRVFSGIHIGVDFLLHNGLSPDEDEDEDEEEEDGTMPSKIQKLQDKLSRTRNQQETIEKDIPRQDILLDTCTIRADPPLDFRVEHLNLPESTISRFNMHLEGSETNSGLVITNADSKENYERVMQELYYFHNKGNSLNSRKFILSCSSQSGRFISNQLEVKIVSVHNEPRKIVHAHAQENHIQQFKLENSVSGSVPVGVAAHASPNVGMVAIIVVCVGFLLFMIILGVIRIRAAHRRTVVQVEDKMMEMEWDNSALNITVNPMEQKEVFEYEDVPMKLRDDSDSDDDIDSYHDDCDSSDEEDEEVVVKKLKDLEWDDSTLSF